In Chrysemys picta bellii isolate R12L10 chromosome 4, ASM1138683v2, whole genome shotgun sequence, the sequence TGCTTACCCACTCCAACCAGTCTCCCCTCTCAGCTGCAATGCTTTTCTGCAACCTCACCAAAATGCAATCCACTCATTTGGATTAAGCAttgttcacttcctgtcctaaacttgTATATTGGTCCAGAAGAGCACCATCTGGCAGAGATAAGTGAATTCATGTTCATTAAGAACTTCAATGACGCAATCAACTTATTTTTGTAGGCCACTGTGATGGGGTAAGATGGTCCCATCCTGTGCTAGAAAGGGTTAACGGTCAGACTTGGACTCAGGTAGCCACACTTGCTGCCTCTACAAAACTAAACTATTCGAGAGATGCAGAGCCAGCGTGCAAGGGCTGGCAATTACAACACTGGTAGAGCCTGGCTGAACAGATGATTCCTTTGTTCTGTATCTTTTGAGACTTTGTTTTTGAAAGATTCCTTTTCCTGGAAGGGGCTGGATGCTTTGAGGgcacttggctggagggctggctGATGCTATGGCTGGAATAGGCCATAGTATGtatgggggaaactgagacagagcaATCCTAGGATCATGTTGTGCCAAAAAGGAGTGCACTCGAGTTGCACGCTGTCACAGTGACCTGACAGTTGTCAGATGGTAATGAGTATGATGTTACTGGCCAGGGCTGGGTAACAAAATATGAAGGTGAAAAGCTTCTCATACTACAGAGCTTCCAGTCTTAGAGCCTCTAATTTCTATTCTCTGCAGAAATTTCACCTAGCATTTACCTTCTAATGACATGACTTATGTAACTTGCATAATGGGGTGATCCTTTCTCACCCCTCACTCAACGACGGGTAGTGATACCCAAGCTGCGTCAGTTGCTGTCTACCTCATATTCCTCTGTTTCAAATGGACTTGATACTCGTCTCCTTTGAGTTGTCAATACAGATTCCCTGCTTTTGGGATGTGCCTGCGCACTGAAGCACAGGACTCTCTGGAAAGCGGACACTATTGGTGGGTTGCACAGTCAGTACCTCACACTACACAACTTTTGATACCAAAAGTTGTGGCCCCTAGTATCCTCCGTTCCCTATGCAGTATCATCTGGAGAGGCTATTCTTCACTTCTAGCTGTTTAGTTTTGCTGTGTGCTATTATAAGCAACTGAGTTCCACCCCAGAGAGAGCAGCAGTTCTGTGATGGCGGGGCAGTGATACCAGTGTATGGTTTATACACTACTTTGAGATGAAAAGCCTGTAGGAACCGGAGAGAGGTTTTAGTTATACTACACTTGCCGTTTGGTTTCTTTAGCTTTTCATGAACCCTGAAGGCCAGTATCAGGAGAAAGCCCTCTCCAAGCTGGAATACCATGTATAGGAAAGGGAAGAAGAAAAGGGGTCCAATGACATCAGGGGCAAAGGCCACTTTGAGGATAGTAGAGCAGAGCTGCACATTCTGGCAACCAGTCTCCATGCAGACTGTCCGCCTGCACCTGTACAGGAAAGAGTTAAACACAGGCGTGAATTGCAGAACTGCAGACAGGGTGCCCAGCTGTTTATGCATTTGACCCTGGTAAAAAAACTGCAGTAGGAGCAGTGCTGAGAATTCAAATGAGATGCTTTGTTCAGCACTCCTTTGGGAGTGTGCAATGGTAGCTAGTGACAGAGGTGGGGTGCATGGGCGGAAATCCTGCCTAGTCATGATTGGTGGTCATGAATCGGGGGttctccaggagctgctgccaccgcaaggggaaaaaaatctggttcaaaagtgaggagagagagagtcgCCAGGGAAAGGTAAGGGAAGGTTTGTGTGTGTTAGGAGGGTTATCATGGCTGGGTTACCCATGGGCTCAAGGCATGATAAAGGATGATTCAGTTGTATAGTGGAGTCCCAACTTTGAATCTGTGCTGGGGTCTTCAGCTGAATATTGTTATGCCCTTTGTGGTGTGAGGCAGTTATCAAAATAGGAAAAATTGTTTGAGTTTTGTCAGTCCTGTCACACGCACTAACCCTTTTCTCCATCACTTTCTACTTGGAAGTTCTCCTGACTTTTCTCTTTCATATTTCATTGTCAGTAACTGAGAATTCTGAAATGAACAGGTCTGTAGTGACCAAAAGTCAAACCATTTATCAGCTTGTTCAGAGGCCTGTGTGAAACAACTTGGTGGGTCTTCAGGTGTCCATTTGACATAATTGCCTCTGCCATTGGTTCCAATTTTGTCAGACCCAAGACGGCCAAAGAATGATTTGGTCCATGACACTCTACTCATCTCTCATCCCAGTAAGGATTGAGGCACGTGGGCTAGGGACAATACAgaggcaatgttccctctaattttttacatctacgtgcggaattaattttgttatgtgcaacAATATGGCGGTGATGTGTGGCgaaggtggggccaaggggtttggagtgtgggagaggtctcagggatggggcagagagttggagtgcagggggggtgtgggctctggggtggggctggggatgaggggtttggggtgcaggctgccccagggctgcggcggggagagaggactcccctcagccctcttttgctgcagcagcccggggctgggggagaacgCCTCTCCCTGCCTGGGCAACtccagggccgggggagaggcatctctccccatcTGCgtggcccttgatagcctgctgcgccaccgcgcagcttagagggaacttggTATAGAGGTAGCTTGCACCGTCCCTGCCTGTATTCATATGTATCCTGTAGTTAACAACTGTCAATCTCCAGGGTtgctggaggctgacagctcatgacccccccatgGAATAAcattgtgaccccctgaggggtcccaacccccagtttgagaacccctgttctaggctGACCACCAGAAAGGAAGGACCCATCTCGTAGGCTCCAGAACGggagcagctggaaccccagaccatgGAAGCCAGAGGCACTGAGATCTAGGCAGATGCCTGGATACCTGCGGATGCCCAAGGGAGGCTGGAGCTTCTGGAATCTGCACGCTGAGGAACCGGGAGACCTGAAAGATGTCTAGACCGCAGCATCGGGGAatatggtaggaagtagcccaggggagctagacactgtcagggccctgggctgggacccagtggagccTGGAGGTCCCAGGTCTCTCTAGCCCGGCTGCCACCCACCCTTAGGTGGCTGCCTATTCCCCCAACTGGCCACTAGACCACTCAGCCCTGCTGAGGAGGGCAGCCATATTgattctggccattgggccacacaacCCCACTGAGGAGGGGgttctattgactctggccattaggacATATTGCCCTGACATCAGGGACAACTATATTGACTCTGGCTACTAAGCCCTGCCAACAAGAGTGAgcatattgactctggccattgggccatacAGCCCTGAGGCTAAGGGCAGGAAGACAGACTTACTGCGGGGCCATGATGGCATTGCCCCTCTCCCCAAAGGGGGACGGGGTGTAATTGCCCCGCTACAGAGATGTAAAGGGACCTACCTGTCATTGAGATTGAAAAATGAAGATAGCATGTAGCCAAGCAGGAAACCAATAAAAGGCATCAAGGCAGACGTTCCCAGTAGGGGTGGCGAGAAGATGATCAAAATACTGTTTCCAACACTTGTCACAAACAGAGCGATTATTGGAACAGATGATACAAGCAACACAATCATCCCTGCCTGAAATAAAAGTGGATCAGGAGTTGGGAAAGACAATACAAAAATCCCCATTAAAATTAGCCAAGATGTTTGTAAGTAGCTGTCCCATTGTCTGTTAGAATGATACCTTCCTACTTGTAATAATATAGCACcttcatctcaaagcacttaagaGATTCTATTGGAACCCCTTTACTCACAGTTGGAATACAGGCACTGCTGAGACGGAATATGATTGCTGTTTTTTCTAGGCATAAGTAGATGCTGGTGATCTGTCCCAGTCACTTCTGGATGATTGCCACAAAGCCCTAGTTAATGGCTTTGAGGCTTTCCTCTTGTCCTGTGATGTCAGGCATCTGAGCTCTCCGCACAATAGAACATTTTGTGCAAGGCTATGGATTGGTTAGAGAGtgttgtccagtggttagagcagggaactgggagtaaGTACTCTTGGGTCCTGTCCTCAGCTCTTTCACTGGTTTGTGGCATGACCTAGAAGAAGCTACTTAAcccttctgtgcttcagttttcccatctgtaaatcaGGGGTACAGATACTAATTACCTCATAGGCAACTAGTGAGAtgaaatgtttgtaaattgcttCGAAGCCCTTAGGGAAAGGTGATGACCACAAAATAATGCCATTTCTTACCTTGATGATGAGGCGAGCATACTGTGGCTTCTTCTCATTCAGGAAGATCCCAATTGTGCAGGGAATGAGCATTATGGCCAAGGAGATGACTATTCCCTTGTAAGGTACTTTGCCCTCTAGGTTGCCCTGGTACAGCCCTCTTGAGTAAAGATACAGTAGAAGAGGCATCAGCCCAAGTGCCAGGAGTGTTGAGCATGTGGTCATCACAATGCTGAGATGAAGGGAGAAAGTAATAGCAGTGGAATAAAATTCTTTGTTGGAATATTCTTCTCTTTATCTAACTTGGATACATACATCCATTTACAATTTCAGCTCACTTTTCCCATTTCTCCCCTTTCCCTCACAGAGGTTTCAGCATTACCAGGTGGTGAAAGGACCTACAGGAATGGAAGTAAGGGAAAACTGAGAAGTTAAAGGACAGTTCTATTTTAGGCTCAAAAAGTAGTCATAAGTATGCATCTTGGTTCATAGAAAttgccatactgcatcagacctGTGGTCCAGCTAGTCTAGTATCCTatctccagcagtggctggtacCAGTTGCTTtaaaggaaagtgcaagaaactgcATAAcaggcaattatggaataacctgcccatagggAAAATTTCTTCTCAACTCCCATTAGTTAGAAGTTGGTTTTCCCCTGAAACATAAGGGTTTATATCTTCAAAGCTCTTGGGTTGGTTTGTTTCTAAATACTTCCTGTTATAACTCTGGATGTTCTTGTTATCCGTGTACATAAAGTGCAAAAGTTCAGAAGCTATGCAGAGAAATCTAAGTTCAGCTGTCTTTCCCTTGCTGTTGTTTCCACGCTTTAATCTTGGACGAGGGCTATTGGACTGAGGCAATGCTAGTCTAATTTTTTGGGGAGCTTATCTTTTTCTATTTGGGGTAGCCCCTTAAGACTTGCTTGATTTACATGGAACGGCAGGAGGTCTCTTAAGAGTACTAATAACTGGAATAGTGAAGGGGTGAGAAATGTAGGCATTGCCATGCTGGAACAAAACAATGGTCCATTTACGCCAGTATTCTGCCCTCAACAGTGGCTTATGTTGGTCACTTCCAAAAAAGGTATAAAACCCAATTATGCACCTGATGATGCAACAGCAGTGATGTAGTGCTAAACTGTACAGTGCAGGAGCCCTGCAGAAATTCCCTCAAGTTGGTAATTCTATCATGTGTGTGAGAGTCTCCAAAATCCATTTTGCATGTGATGTCATCGTAAGATAAAGCAGCCATTTTTGAAACCTAAAATTTTACCGGTAAATTTTATCTAATTGAAAATCGGTGCAACGGTAATTGTGAGACTTCACACATTAGTAATAAATACACACATTGTTCTAATATAAAACACGTGTAGCTCAGCTCCTCTATGTCAAACTTTACACTAAGTAGCAAGGCACAGGGAAAGCAATTAGTCAAAGAGCTCATCGGCAGAACATGTAAAATACTCTTTATAAAACATTCTCTGCAAAATTCAAATAAAGTATTTAAGATGCCAGAAGACT encodes:
- the SLC10A1 gene encoding hepatic sodium/bile acid cotransporter is translated as MAKLIATMNTTRGAYGSPESWNPAHTENASLPNFTLPFTFRQRATDQALTGILIAVLSIVMVSLGCTMQLSKIKTHFWKPKGVAIAVVAQYGIMPLTAFALGKLFHLGPIESLAVLICGCCPGGNLSNIFSLASKGDMNLSIVMTTCSTLLALGLMPLLLYLYSRGLYQGNLEGKVPYKGIVISLAIMLIPCTIGIFLNEKKPQYARLIIKAGMIVLLVSSVPIIALFVTSVGNSILIIFSPPLLGTSALMPFIGFLLGYMLSSFFNLNDRCRRTVCMETGCQNVQLCSTILKVAFAPDVIGPLFFFPFLYMVFQLGEGFLLILAFRVHEKLKKPNDTAKMIYTAVDDIAQETETPANFVREAKAFQKFKLISLIDI